From the Thamnophis elegans isolate rThaEle1 chromosome 16, rThaEle1.pri, whole genome shotgun sequence genome, the window aaataggcaCGTGGGGGATTCGTGGAAGGTGGAGGGCTCCTCAGAGaccacctagtccaacccctgcccccaGTGGGAACCCACCACTTAGAATTTCAGATTCCAAGGCTTGGAAGGGACCCCAGAGACCATCTAGTCCAATTCTTTCCCCAAACTAGAAACTAATTATTATTGCAatggatgattttttaaaaaaaatcaactttccCCTTCTGGTTTAatagtctctcttttttttaactcgTTTTATAGCAACCGGGCATTGGTGGGGAAGGTGAGTTTCTTATTGTATGACCTTTCTTCTAACATTTTCCCTATGGGGGCTGCCCTGGAGAtgttggactccaactcccattgTCCCCTGCAGGAAAGGGACTGAAAGTCACTGTGCTGCTCAGTCATTCCTGTTGATCCCgtgcccctccccagccccactgATCCTGGGGCACGGGACGTAGAAAATTGTGGGTGTTTCATAAACTTGATCACAAATTTGGTCAAACttacttgtaaaaataatctTAATCAGCGTTGCCTCCGAATTGGTAAGTTGTCAAAGATTCACATTGTACACAATGCAGAAAAGAggctgagattctagaaagagtgcagaggcttaggggactggaggctaaaacacgctccaaccctggaggtttttaagacgctggttaaccatttgtctgaggtggtgtagggtcCCCTTCCTGagcttggggttggactagaagacttccaaggtcccttccaactctgttattctaatttattctattttattcactgCACACAATGTGGTTCAGCTGTGAATGTATTAAATCAGTTTCCTACCGATTGCAATCCAAAAAAGGAGCCTAGATTAGAATAAACAGAAACGTTTGTGGTTTAGGACTGTTTGAAGGCAGCTTGTTGGAGTTTACAAACCACGATTCTGCAAACAAGCCACTTGGGGTTGAAGGTTACGTCTCGTCTCCGTTTCTTTCAGTGACGCCCCATCAGGATGCGACATTTCTGCACACAACTCCTTTGGGCAAAGTGACGGGCTTCTGGATCGCTCTGGAAAACGCCACCCAAGAAAACGGCTGTCTGTGGTTTGTTCCCGGCTCACATACAAGTAAGAGGGGAAGATGCTGAGAATGGTTGCATCAGTTTAAGAAACAAACTGAATCAATCAAAACAAAGGGAGCCCCctaaacctcctcctcctcctgatttgCTTCCCAGCTGGCATCACACGGCGGATGGTCCGGACTCCCCCGGGGACGATCCCTTGCACCAATTTCATCGGCACCGAGCGAGTGTATGAAGACGGGCACTTTGTCCCCGTGCCAGCGGGCAAAGGTAGGGTGGCACCGCTGGAAAATCTTAAGTGGGCCCAGCCACATCCGAAGAATAAGCTAGGGAGGGAAGTTGGTTCTCTTCTGGAAGCGGAAACAGAATTTGGGGGCAGACGGATatgaggggggtgggggtggctacaATCCCACCAttcagatcaggggtctccaaatttggcaacttttaagacttttgGGCTTCAActgctagaattccccagccagccattgaGAGTTGAAGacagcaagtcttaaagttgcccaaatATGGAGCCCCTGAGTTAGGCCCATTTTAAATCTAGGTCTTCCCCTCCTTTGAATGGGAGAATCCAAACCACTGCACcttgagttaaaaaaaattgtttagtgactgttcagttataacggcactgaaaaaaagtgaccgtttttcacacttacgaccattccagcatccccatggaggTGTGagaaaatttggacgcttggcaactgattcatatttatgagagtCATGGGAGCGGCAAGaacggtcgtaaaatggggcagaagccccttaacaactgcctcgcttagcaacaggaattttgggctcaattgtggtgatacGTTGAGGACAGGATCTGTTTTAGAGATTGGGTTGATAGGACGCATCACCTTGCTTTTATCCTTGTTCTGAAAGTCTTTTGCAAATGACTTGGAAATATTCTACTGTGCAGGAGAAGCAATTAGGGAGTTGCGCTTGATGAATGACAACAACGACACTCCTGGCTTTTCCCTAAAAAGTGTTGTGACTCCTCACTTGCACAACTTTTGCCATGGAAACGCAACTCATCCCCGATCCCTACTTTTCTAACTAAACCATCCAAAATTGGCCATTTGCTGCCCTCTTCTGGGAAAAGCAGTTCTAATAAATAAACCGCCACCTTTGGCTTTACAAACACTCTGAGTTACAATAGGGCTGGATGAAGTGGCTTACAACCGGTCCTCGCATTTGTGACCCctgcagcattccccatggtcatgtgatctcaCTCCTGGTGCTCAGCAACAGGCTTGCATttacagagagtcctcaacttatgactgtagcTGAACTTGGAATTATAGGTCGTAAGTCACGGCCGTATTATTTTCATCTCTGTCACTTTAATCTTttaactattttcttttttacttgtttGATAAGTTGCAAGGAGCCCGACTTGTCAGTGAGATGGGAGCCATGAAAATTGAATCAATAAAAGTGTGTTgcgaattttaaactatttttttacttattttgcttttctttttttcttctttcgttgtaagccgcccggagtcgtccgggattgggcggcctataaatttaataaatgaaatgaaaattaaatgtgACTCACCCGATGTTGGGACATTTTTTTGCGGCAATTTGTTAAACAAACACGGTGGTTCTTAAGTGAACGCTGCAGTCGTTAAAATGAATCTGTTGTCCCCggtggacatttttttttttttgctgggaaCTGAAAAGCCAAGGCCAGAAACCAGGGGGAGAAAAGTCACCAATTGTGGCCGTGTGTCTGTGGGACGCTGCAAATGGTCATAAAGTGAAACCCGCTTGCCATGCACCCAAAGGATCTCCACTGCAGGGGATAGTCGTAACTTTCGGAACGGGTGTTCAGTAACTCTGGGGAAGAGGGTCGCAACCCTGAAGGGTCGCTAGGCGAGTAGGTTGGAGGTCAAGGACTTGCTTGTGAAATGGCCAAGCGCTGCTTCCAGCTGGGGTGGGTACATTTCACTCTCTTCACGGTCATCCAGGGGACTTGGTCCTTATCCACGGCGAGGTGGTGCACAAAAGTGAAGCCAACCATTCGGAGGAGTCCCGCGAGGTTTACACCTTCCACCTGATGGAGGCCAAGGACGCGGTTTGGAGCGCCGAGAACTGGTAAGCGGAGGAAGGAGAGCGGGATGGGAGGGATGACTGTCCTCGCCACTCTTGCCAAGGTCTTACCACCCCCTGTTGGTTCACTAGCACGGGAGCCATTTAacggggtttttccccccccccccacttgtttCAGGCTTCAACCAACTCTGGAACTGCCTTTCCCATCGCTGTACACGAGCAACTAAACCCACAGCATCTCTGCTTTGGGAGCCCCATCTCTTTTGGGGAAGcggcagggggaggggggctgatCTTCAGCTCTGCATCTGTAGCTGGGGAATCTCTGGCTCCAGCTTCACATCATCTCCGAATCCGCTCAGCCTGTTCAGGAGAGCGTGGGCTTAAAAAAATCAGTTGGGCCTGGAATTAAGAGCATCAGATCCTGACCAAGAGAAGCCAGACTGGAGATTCTGCTCCGCAATGAACGTTACACGGACGTTGTGAAGAAAAAAGGAGGCATGCAGGGAACCAAGACCGCCCCCGGCTTCTGAAAGGCCAGGCAGGttagaaatgcaataaaatgtGGACTGGGATTCGGATGATGCACCTGCTGTGGACGATACCTTTGTAAGACTTTTTTATAATTCAGCAGCAGCGGAATAATTTTTATCTCCCCCTTTCAGAAATATCTTTTCATTTTCCTGTAATTACCAATCTGTGCTAGGAGAAGGTGGTCTAACTTTGCAGTTTGAGCTAGCTGGAGGAAAGACTCCCCCAAACTTTGCCTGTTTGTGGTGCTCAGGATCGGCCACCTTCTACCAAATCCTTGGGATGGGCCTGTATTTGGCTTGGAGAGATAtatggaaggggaggggggtgttgATGGGCAAAATGGATGCCTCAGACCTCCAATGGCTCCCGTTTTGCTTGGAATAGCAtcccaataatttttaaaaagcccccGCTTTGCTGATATCATAATCCTGATTGCGATGCTCAAGAgatgagaaaaattaaaatttatccAATAGCCTGTAACGGGGATGTAACCATTGTCTCAAATCAGTTAGGGAGGCTGGCCAGTCTTGTTAAAATtgcacctttttctttctttggtttaCCTTGCCTCCTCCTCCTAAGGGGCGAGATGAAGGCTGggctagaactcattgtctcctagtgcagtgtttctcaaccttggcaacttgaagatgtctggacttcaactcccagaattccccagccagcattcgctggctggggaattctgggagttgaagtccagacatcttcaagttgccaaagttgagaagcactgtcctagtgattggctcaaagtcacccagctggtttcatgcctaaagcagggctAGAACGCGGGGTGGGTGGCTTCAGGTCCAGCCCTTTGACTGATTGAACAAACCCCTCCcgctttaaacaaaaacaaagaaaaaacccaTAATCCCTTGGAGGATTGCCTCTCGCAGTTTGAAAACCCTTGCGGTTGTATTATACTGCAGAAGccgtggggaaaaaacaacaacggacCACAAAGAACAGCCTGATTACATTTCAGCTTTAAATAATCAACGTGCAATCACTTACAGGGACGGGCTGAGGTGTCGCCTTTTGCCACCCTGGGCCAAAGTCACCAAGGAAAGAGAGTATGGGTGTATCTGATTACGCTCTGGGGGAGAAATTTTATCCCCTTCAAGGGTAGCTAAAGCATGAACAGGATGTGGAGGTAGAGCGGCAAGAGTAAATTGTCCACCTGCGTGGTGTAAGCTTCTAAAAACGACACCAGGGTAATGGAGACCAAGATCCAGGAGTAGCTGGCGTTCAAGTCCACAGAACTGTCAAAAATCACAATCAGGGCAACCGCAATGATTTGGGCAAATATGGACGACATGGTTCCTTCAAAGGTTTTCTTGGTCCCGGGCCATTTGACTTCCCCCATCGTGCTGCCGAAGATGGACGCCACCGAGTCCCCCACGCCTACAGCCAGAACCCCGGAGTACGGAGCCAGGGCTCCTGCCCCCGTCAGGGCACCTTTGGGGGCGCACGGCCTCGGCACCAGCCACACCGGGAAGGACATCCCGAGCAGAAGGTAGATGTGAGTCAAGATCAAAGGCCCGCTGTCCCGCTCGTCCAAGAACAGGGAGAGCAGCTGGCGCAGCGTCTGTCCGAAGGGCTTGATGGTGAAGTAGCGGATGTACTCAAGAAGAATGAAGACGGCCAGGCAGATGACGGCCGCCACGTACAACAGTTGCCGGTCGTAGATCAGCCCAGGGACGTAAGTGGCCACCACGATGAAATGGAAGTACTTCCGGGTGACGGTTGAAGCCTGGTGCTTTTTAGAACCGGAGGACCGCTTGACGTTTTGATACAGGACGATGGCGCAGGCCAGAGAAGCCAGGAGGGTCCAGTAGGAGAGCAGGTGAATTCTGACCTGGGTTTGGGAGAGCAACTGGAAGAGCCACGTCAAGGGATTCCTGCGGATCAGGCGGTAGAGCCAAGGCATGACCACGCCGAGGCTCAGGACGGCGGTCATCATGTGGAAAAACATGGAGGAGGTCCAGGTGGCGGAATCCATGAAGAAGAACAGCACCGCGAAGGAGAGGCCCAGCAGGACCACTCCTACCACCACGACTAGGAGGAAGAAGTCCACGGGGCTCCCTCGGTTCTCGCTGACATTCAGAGAGCGCTTGATGAGCTGGTTGAGGACGAAACTCAGGCCGGTGAGGATCAGCAGGGCCTCCCCGGGGGTGAAGCACCGAGGCAACAGGTACAGCAGGATCATGCTGAGGTAGACGAAAATGAGCAACACCTCCAGCACTTCGATCACTTCGGAGATGGTTAAGGAATGCTTCATGGTGTAGATGATCAGCGTCCCGGCAATCCCGGTCAGCACGCAGGTGTTCGTTGGCACCGGCTTAGTAATTCCCAAAGCGATCACCGACAGGAAGAGGGCGATCATCATGCCGGTGCAGGCCACGACAATGCCCAGGCGCTCGAAGTAGACAATGCCAGCCACTTGGCACCTTTCCTTCATCACGATGCCCAGCAGAGGGATAACCATGCAGGAGGGGAGGAGGCCGCTGTTGGCCGTGGTCCTGAACTGGAACACAGCCCCACCCAGGCGGAGGAGGTGGTCCCACTTAAACTGGATGTAGAAGGCTTGGACGGCGAGGACGAGGGCGGACCACGAGAAGCGGTCCCAGACCACGCTGTGCACGCAAAGCACGATGGCAAACACCACCAGCGATTCCACCAGAACCGGTTGGTTCCACATGGTGACGGTCAAAGGATCTCTGCAGCCGTCCGGAGCTTTTCAAATGCAGGGACTCTCAGGGCTGAAAGCTCCCTCCCTTGTTCGGATCACccctggaaaaggaaaaaaaaaaaacagaaatattttagaGAAAGCACGCAGTGGCACAATGGTGCATCCCACATCACAAAACAGCTTCTTTTTAACAGAAGACAGAAGAAGCTGCAGCTCTAAACGGTCCCTGTGCCCACCTCAGGGGATAATGACAGATTAGCAGAGTCAGaggggaccttgcaggtcatctagtccaaccccacccccgCCCAATTCTTTGGCACCCCGTTCTCAAGTTGCAACTACCATCCCCAGCCACCCTCGAGAATCCAATCCCGGCACTCCCAAGTTGAAAATGGGCCGCTTTGGGGCCCGACCTAGCCTACCCTGCGGGGCTGTTGTGAAGCATATCGAGTGGGGagatgggaggaagaggaggagggaggcaagCGGCGGCGCCGCCCGCCATGCACTCACATCCGCACACCCGCCCTTCTCCCCTGGGGGCTGAGCTCTTTGGGAGGAAAGCCGCCCTCCGAGCCTTCCCCTCCTCATCGCTCCGCCTCACCGCCTTCTCTGACTTACTCACCCACCCGGGCGCCGCCATCTTGCGGTGACGACGGCGCGCGCCGGTGACGTCAGGCGGACGCACGCACTCGCGCCAAGGTGGCGCGCGCGCCGGCTTTCCTAACGGTCGAGCGGGCGCCTCCCAGCGCGCACGCGTTCGCCccgccttctctccctctctctccccccccctccctactGGCGGCCCCGCCCCCTTTTCCCCTCCTGGCGGCTCAGCGGGAGAGCAGGCGTGGTGGGAGGGAAGCGGGTCACGTGGGAGGGGAGGCAAGATGGCGGCCGGCGGGCTGTCTGCGAGGTAGGAACCGGCGGGGCGCGCGCGCGGTCGTCGCCGGAGCCCCTGAGGGGGGGAAGGGCCGGAGCCCCGAGCCTCGCCCGCtcagcccccttccccccccccccgggagcttTGGGGTGAGGGTCTTGCgggttggaggggagggggggagccccccccctgcgaagcccccccccccgcctgccttCATTGCTCTTCGTGtgagggaaaatatatatatttattcattggaATGTTtaaggcccccccccccaagggtccAGTGGACTCTTAATTGTACATCCccttcccacaacaaccctgcgaggtgggaAGGAGAGGGCGGTTTTGGGTGCCCAAAGGCAGGACTCGAACTCAGAGCTTCGGCTTTTCAGCACCCAAACTGGGGCAATGGATTAACCCTTTTCCCCCTGGAAGGAAATGAATAATAATTCCCATTTGAGTAGGAAGAAGACAGGGATATTATATATACACGTATATGTATATTTTCACGcgcacacacacgtacatacatacacacatatacatacatacacacatatacatacatacacacacatacatacatacacacacatacatacatacacacatatacatacatacacacacatacatacatacacacatatacatacatacacacacacacatacatacatacacacacatacatacacacacatacatacatacacacacacacaaacattttgaGTTGCCCAAATAGATTTCCAAATAAGTCTCCCATTGGTTCTGCTAAAAGGATCCCACAGGAAAGGATCCCCTGACCTGAATTCGAGCTCTTTGAACGGattttttctttggaaaatagggCAATTGATTTGAAATAGGTGGAAAACATACAAGGAAGAATATTAATCCTGAACTTTTTGTCTGTCTGTTGATGAGATGTTACAGGAAAGGATAAGAAGAATATATGTATGATTTAAATATAGGGGGTGACAGAGTAGTTGAGAAAAAGCGAAATAGAACTCCCAAATCCTTTGTAAAAGTAACAGAAGCATCTGTTTTAACCCTGTTACTTTTACTGTTTGCCTCTGACAGAACCTCCCATCCTCCCAGGAAGTTTAAGAGCGTCTAAAACCACAACTGTGCACCTGCCAAATGTGCATTTGGCAGCCTCTTGCTCACTGAATTTTTGACTTGCATGAAATGCAACCCGATATCAGTGTATAATTTGCCCCAAGTTGAGCATCGCATGATTTGAACACGCACTAATTATGACCTACCTGTATGTATAGAGTGGCAGGATGACATAATAATTGTTCTGGCTGTGCATTCTTTACACTTTGGTGCTGTCTGACATTGTGACCGGCCGTAAGCACATGGCCCAGTCTTTGCTCCTGCTTCAATGGTTAGACAGCCTAGACATTGGTATTTCAACATAGatcttttaaacatttatatttcattctgATTTATTAATCTAGATGAAgtcttcattcatatatatatatatatatatatatatatatatatatatatatatacatacatacatacatacatacata encodes:
- the PHYHD1 gene encoding phytanoyl-CoA dioxygenase domain-containing protein 1, which produces MRLVSMDPVSQERLSKFHQEGFLVLQRFFSLEECDAMRAQIRKIVASVDVPAHCRTEFSTQQQEQLQAQGSAEYFLNSGDKIRFFFEKGVFDQKGDFLVPKEKSINKIGHALHAYDPVFKQITHSAKVQALARNLSLENPVVVQSMYIFKQPGIGGEVTPHQDATFLHTTPLGKVTGFWIALENATQENGCLWFVPGSHTTGITRRMVRTPPGTIPCTNFIGTERVYEDGHFVPVPAGKGDLVLIHGEVVHKSEANHSEESREVYTFHLMEAKDAVWSAENWLQPTLELPFPSLYTSN
- the DOLK gene encoding dolichol kinase; the protein is MWNQPVLVESLVVFAIVLCVHSVVWDRFSWSALVLAVQAFYIQFKWDHLLRLGGAVFQFRTTANSGLLPSCMVIPLLGIVMKERCQVAGIVYFERLGIVVACTGMMIALFLSVIALGITKPVPTNTCVLTGIAGTLIIYTMKHSLTISEVIEVLEVLLIFVYLSMILLYLLPRCFTPGEALLILTGLSFVLNQLIKRSLNVSENRGSPVDFFLLVVVVGVVLLGLSFAVLFFFMDSATWTSSMFFHMMTAVLSLGVVMPWLYRLIRRNPLTWLFQLLSQTQVRIHLLSYWTLLASLACAIVLYQNVKRSSGSKKHQASTVTRKYFHFIVVATYVPGLIYDRQLLYVAAVICLAVFILLEYIRYFTIKPFGQTLRQLLSLFLDERDSGPLILTHIYLLLGMSFPVWLVPRPCAPKGALTGAGALAPYSGVLAVGVGDSVASIFGSTMGEVKWPGTKKTFEGTMSSIFAQIIAVALIVIFDSSVDLNASYSWILVSITLVSFLEAYTTQVDNLLLPLYLHILFML